The Flavobacterium psychrophilum genome includes a region encoding these proteins:
- a CDS encoding phenylalanyl-tRNA synthetase subunit beta, producing MRISYNWLKQFIKLDWKSEETAALLTDLGLEVEGVDKFESLKGGLEGVVVGHVLTCIQHPNADRLRITTVDLGDGTPLQIVCGAPNVAAGQKVPVATIGTTLYDKDGNAFQIKKGKIRGEESHGMICAEDELGLGQGHDGILVLAEDLKPGTPASKIFNIESDEVFEIGLTPNRADAMSHWGVARDLRAGLTQKNVNTELITPSVSNFRVDKRTLKMDVKVEDNKLAPRYCGVTISGITVKPSPAWLQNRLKSIGLAPKNNIIDVTNYVLHELGQPLHAFDAAKIKGNKVIVKTVAAGTKFTTLDDVERTLHEEDLMICDETGPMCIAGVFGGKNSGVTEQTSTIFLESAYFNPVSIRKTAKRHGLSTDASFRFERGIDPTVAEYALKRAALLIQETAGGEITSDIIDIYPKKIEDNSVVVNFSNVTRVIGQELSKETIKKILVSLDIKINNMSDAGLGLVVPAYRVDVTREIDVIEEILRVYGYNNISFTQKLNASISNSARNEDYKLQNIIGAQMVSLGFNEMMANSLTTPDYVKLSENLKEEFNVMMLNPLSSDLSAMRQSLLFSALEAVSFNVNRRRADLKLFEFGKSYHKLPSGYDENKHLTFTVTGSRLNESWSYAQKPTDFFMFKGYVSLALTRLGISKIQTQPIANDVFAEGIALAVGSETIVEFGTIKKGILKHFDIKQEVFFADFNWGTIIKLVTGKIKYTEISKFPEVRRDLALLVDQGVSFEKIHTVAKQSEKSLLKDISLFDVYEGNNLPEGKKSYAVSFMLQDSTKTLTDEQIDKIMNKIRQNLEKETGAQLR from the coding sequence TGGTTAAAACAATTTATAAAATTAGACTGGAAATCTGAAGAAACAGCTGCCCTACTTACCGATCTTGGCCTTGAGGTTGAGGGCGTAGATAAGTTTGAGTCGCTTAAGGGCGGCCTTGAAGGCGTAGTGGTGGGTCACGTGCTTACCTGTATTCAGCACCCTAATGCAGACAGGCTAAGGATTACTACTGTAGACCTGGGAGACGGTACACCTCTACAAATTGTATGCGGGGCACCAAACGTTGCTGCCGGACAGAAAGTACCAGTAGCGACTATTGGCACTACCCTGTACGACAAAGATGGTAACGCTTTCCAGATTAAAAAAGGAAAAATAAGAGGCGAAGAAAGCCACGGTATGATATGTGCGGAAGATGAGCTTGGCCTTGGCCAGGGGCATGACGGCATACTTGTTCTTGCTGAAGATCTTAAACCTGGTACTCCTGCTTCTAAAATATTCAACATAGAAAGCGACGAAGTTTTCGAAATTGGCCTTACGCCAAACCGCGCCGACGCTATGAGCCATTGGGGTGTTGCCCGTGACCTTCGCGCAGGACTTACCCAGAAAAATGTAAATACAGAACTTATAACGCCATCGGTTAGTAACTTCAGGGTAGACAAACGTACCCTTAAGATGGATGTTAAAGTTGAAGATAATAAACTTGCGCCAAGATACTGCGGTGTTACCATTTCGGGCATCACTGTAAAACCATCTCCCGCATGGCTACAAAACAGGCTTAAGTCAATTGGGCTTGCGCCGAAAAACAACATTATAGACGTTACCAATTATGTGCTTCACGAACTTGGCCAGCCTTTACATGCTTTTGACGCTGCCAAAATAAAAGGCAATAAGGTTATTGTAAAAACGGTAGCAGCAGGCACAAAATTTACAACACTTGATGATGTTGAAAGAACACTGCACGAAGAAGACCTTATGATTTGCGACGAAACAGGCCCAATGTGTATTGCAGGTGTGTTTGGCGGAAAAAATTCTGGAGTTACAGAGCAAACATCAACAATATTCCTTGAAAGCGCTTACTTTAATCCGGTTTCTATTCGTAAAACCGCAAAACGCCACGGACTTAGTACTGATGCGTCTTTCCGTTTTGAAAGAGGCATCGACCCTACTGTTGCTGAATATGCACTTAAAAGAGCTGCGTTACTGATTCAGGAAACAGCAGGTGGTGAAATTACTTCCGACATTATTGACATCTACCCTAAAAAGATAGAAGACAATTCGGTAGTGGTTAACTTTAGTAATGTTACCCGCGTTATCGGACAGGAGCTTTCTAAAGAAACAATTAAAAAAATACTGGTATCATTAGATATTAAGATAAACAACATGTCTGACGCAGGTCTAGGGCTTGTAGTACCTGCTTACCGCGTAGACGTTACAAGAGAGATTGACGTTATAGAAGAAATCCTTAGGGTATACGGATATAACAACATTTCGTTTACTCAAAAACTGAACGCTTCAATATCTAACTCCGCACGTAATGAAGATTATAAACTTCAAAATATTATAGGTGCGCAGATGGTTTCGCTTGGCTTTAACGAAATGATGGCCAACTCACTTACCACTCCCGATTATGTAAAACTTTCTGAGAACCTTAAAGAAGAGTTCAACGTGATGATGCTTAATCCGCTAAGCAGCGATTTATCTGCTATGAGGCAGTCATTGTTATTCAGTGCACTTGAAGCAGTATCGTTTAACGTTAACCGAAGAAGAGCCGATCTTAAATTGTTTGAATTTGGTAAAAGCTATCACAAGCTGCCTTCTGGTTACGACGAAAACAAACACTTAACATTTACTGTTACAGGAAGCCGCCTTAACGAAAGTTGGTCGTACGCACAAAAGCCTACAGACTTCTTTATGTTTAAAGGATACGTAAGCCTTGCGCTTACACGATTAGGCATTTCCAAGATACAGACTCAGCCGATAGCTAATGATGTATTTGCAGAAGGCATCGCCCTTGCTGTTGGCAGTGAGACCATAGTTGAATTCGGTACCATTAAAAAAGGCATCCTGAAACATTTTGATATCAAACAGGAAGTTTTCTTTGCCGATTTTAACTGGGGTACTATTATTAAACTAGTGACCGGAAAAATTAAATACACAGAGATATCTAAATTCCCTGAAGTACGAAGAGACTTAGCGCTACTTGTCGATCAGGGAGTTTCTTTTGAGAAGATACACACTGTTGCAAAGCAATCTGAAAAGTCTTTACTTAAAGATATAAGCCTGTTTGACGTTTACGAAGGGAATAACCTTCCCGAAGGTAAAAAGTCGTACGCAGTAAGCTTTATGCTTCAGGACAGCACTAAAACACTTACTGATGAACAGATCGATAAGATCATGAACAAAATAAGACAGAACCTGGAAAAAGAAACAGGTGCACAACTTAGATAG
- a CDS encoding DNA gyrase subunit A: MSEGEKLIPINIEDQMKSAYIDYSMSVIVSRALPDVRDGLKPVHRRVLYGMYELGVLSNRAHKKSARIVGEVLGKYHPHGDTSVYDAMVRMAQEWSLRYLLVDGQGNFGSVDGDSPAAMRYTEARMRKISEDIMADLDKETVDFQLNFDDTLHEPTVMPTRVPNLLINGASGIAVGMATNMAPHNLTEVIDGTLAYIDNTEIEIDELITYVKAPDFPTGGIIYGYEGVREAFKTGRGRVVIRAKTNFEEIDGRECIIVTEIPYQVNKADMIKKTADLVNEKKIEGIANIRDESDRNGMRIVYILKRDAVPNVVLNTLYKYTQLQSSFSVNNIALVDGRPQMLNLKDLIHYFVEHRHDVVVRRTKYELRKAEERAHILEGLIIASDNIDEVIALIRGSKDGEEARGKLIERFKLSEIQARAIVEMRLRQLTGLEQDKLRAEYEEIMKLIGELKALLESKELRMQLIKEELIEIRDKYGDDRRSQIEYAGGDVSIEDLIADENVVITISHAGYIKRTPLSEYKTQNRGGVGQKGVATRDQDYLEHLFVATNHNYMLFFTQKGKCFWMRVYEIPEGNKTSKGRAIQNLINIENDDKVKAFICTQDLKNQEYTNSHYVIMATKKGIVKKTLLEQYSRPRLNGIAAITIREDDELLEAKLTTGESQVLIAVKSGKLVRFEEGKTRPMGRSASGVRGITLADDTDEVIGMVSVNDMNSEILVVSENGYGKRSSLDDYRITNRGGKGVKTLNITDKTGKLVSINGVTDADDLMIINKSGLTIRMMVSDLRVMGRATQGVRLINIKGNDSIAAVTKVVREEDAIEEGIEELIEEGVIDPSAVNLDITDDEAPAADNTEEEQTEE; encoded by the coding sequence ATGTCTGAAGGAGAAAAGTTAATTCCTATTAACATCGAAGACCAAATGAAATCGGCATACATCGATTATTCGATGTCGGTAATTGTATCGAGGGCGCTTCCTGATGTTAGAGATGGCTTGAAACCCGTACACCGAAGAGTACTTTACGGAATGTACGAACTTGGCGTTCTTTCCAATAGGGCGCATAAAAAATCGGCAAGGATTGTAGGTGAGGTATTAGGTAAATACCACCCGCACGGTGATACTTCGGTATACGATGCCATGGTACGTATGGCACAGGAATGGAGCCTTCGTTACCTGTTGGTAGACGGGCAGGGTAACTTTGGTTCGGTAGATGGCGACAGCCCTGCAGCAATGCGTTATACAGAAGCAAGGATGCGTAAAATATCTGAAGATATTATGGCAGACCTTGATAAAGAAACAGTAGACTTCCAGCTTAACTTTGATGATACTTTACATGAGCCTACAGTAATGCCTACAAGGGTACCAAATCTTTTGATAAATGGTGCTTCGGGTATTGCAGTTGGTATGGCTACAAATATGGCGCCGCATAATCTTACCGAGGTTATAGACGGTACTTTAGCTTATATAGATAATACGGAAATTGAAATTGACGAGCTTATAACGTATGTTAAGGCACCCGATTTTCCTACCGGCGGTATTATATATGGTTACGAAGGTGTTCGCGAGGCGTTTAAAACCGGTCGTGGACGTGTTGTTATCCGTGCTAAGACCAATTTTGAAGAAATTGATGGCAGGGAATGTATCATTGTAACCGAAATCCCTTACCAGGTGAACAAGGCTGACATGATCAAGAAAACAGCTGACCTTGTAAACGAAAAGAAAATAGAAGGCATTGCCAATATCCGTGACGAATCGGATAGAAATGGTATGCGTATAGTATATATACTTAAACGTGATGCTGTGCCTAATGTGGTACTTAACACATTATATAAGTATACACAGCTTCAGTCATCTTTCAGTGTAAATAACATTGCACTTGTAGATGGTAGGCCACAAATGCTTAACCTGAAAGACCTTATTCACTATTTCGTAGAGCACAGGCACGATGTTGTTGTGAGAAGGACAAAATATGAACTTCGTAAGGCAGAAGAGCGTGCGCACATATTAGAAGGTTTAATTATTGCGTCTGATAATATTGATGAGGTTATTGCGCTTATCCGTGGATCTAAAGACGGTGAAGAGGCAAGGGGCAAATTAATTGAGCGCTTTAAGCTTTCTGAAATCCAGGCCCGTGCAATCGTAGAGATGCGTTTAAGGCAGCTTACAGGACTGGAGCAGGATAAACTTCGTGCTGAATATGAAGAGATCATGAAATTAATAGGTGAATTAAAAGCCCTTTTAGAAAGCAAAGAGCTAAGAATGCAGCTTATTAAAGAAGAGCTTATAGAGATAAGGGATAAATACGGTGATGACCGTCGTTCTCAAATTGAATATGCAGGTGGCGATGTAAGTATAGAAGACCTTATTGCGGATGAAAATGTTGTTATTACCATTTCTCACGCAGGTTATATTAAGCGTACGCCGCTTAGCGAATACAAAACACAAAACAGGGGAGGAGTTGGACAAAAAGGTGTGGCAACACGTGATCAGGATTATCTTGAGCATTTGTTTGTAGCTACAAACCATAACTATATGTTATTCTTCACCCAAAAAGGTAAATGTTTCTGGATGCGTGTTTATGAAATTCCTGAAGGAAACAAAACAAGTAAAGGCCGTGCAATACAAAACCTTATCAATATAGAGAATGACGATAAGGTAAAAGCATTTATCTGTACTCAGGATCTTAAGAACCAGGAATATACAAATAGTCATTATGTAATTATGGCTACTAAAAAAGGTATAGTTAAGAAAACGTTGCTTGAGCAATATTCGCGTCCAAGGCTTAATGGTATTGCTGCCATTACCATTAGGGAAGATGATGAGTTATTAGAGGCTAAACTAACTACAGGCGAAAGCCAGGTGCTTATTGCTGTGAAGTCTGGTAAGCTTGTTCGTTTTGAAGAAGGTAAGACCCGACCAATGGGTAGAAGTGCTTCGGGTGTGCGTGGTATTACCCTTGCTGATGATACAGATGAAGTAATTGGTATGGTTTCTGTAAATGATATGAATAGTGAAATACTTGTAGTGTCAGAAAACGGATATGGTAAGCGTTCAAGCCTTGATGATTACAGAATTACTAACCGTGGTGGTAAAGGGGTTAAGACGCTGAACATTACTGATAAAACAGGTAAGCTTGTATCTATTAATGGTGTTACCGATGCAGATGACCTTATGATTATTAACAAATCGGGACTTACTATACGTATGATGGTGTCTGACCTTAGGGTTATGGGCCGTGCTACACAGGGTGTACGTCTTATTAATATTAAGGGTAATGACTCTATTGCTGCTGTAACTAAAGTAGTTCGTGAAGAAGATGCGATTGAGGAAGGTATAGAGGAATTAATCGAAGAAGGCGTAATTGATCCTTCGGCAGTTAATCTTGATATTACTGATGATGAAGCCCCCGCAGCTGATAATACTGAAGAAGAACAAACAGAAGAATAA
- a CDS encoding Clp protease ClpC → MDDNFSPRVKDVITYSKEEALRLGHDFIGTEHLMLGILRDGNGKAISILNNISVDLDHLRRKVEILSPANPSAERNNEKKNLHLTRQAERALRTTFLEAKVFQSTSISTAHLLLCILRNENDPTTKLLNKLKIDYETVKEQFISMTSNEEEYLENLPKAESYNDDAGQDDSMRESNFNNPSSGAKTNKKSKTPVLDNFGRDLTELAEEGKLDPVVGREKEIERVSQILSRRKKNNPLLIGEPGVGKSAIAEGLALRIIQKKVSRILFNKRVVTLDLASLVAGTKYRGQFEERMKAVMNELEKNDDIILFIDEIHTIVGAGGATGSLDASNMFKPALARGEIQCIGATTLDEYRQYIEKDGALERRFQKVIVEPTTVEETITILNNIKNKYEDHHNVIYTPEAIEACVKLTNRYMSERFLPDKAIDALDEAGSRVHITNIDVPKQILDLERQLEEVRELKNSVVKKQKYEEAAKLRDDEKRIEKDLAIAQEQWEEDSKNNRVTVTEDNVADVVSMMTGIPVNRIAQTESNKLAKLPELIKGKVIGQDEAVQKIAKSIQRNRAGLKDPNKPIGSFVFLGQTGVGKTQLAKVIAKELFDSEDALVRIDMSEYMEKFAISRLVGAPPGYVGYEEGGQLTEKVRRKPYCVVLLDEIEKAHPDVFNMLLQVLDDGYLTDSLGRKIDFKNTIIVMTSNVGARQLKDFGQGVGFGTAAKKAQADEHTKGVIEAALKKTFAPEFINRIDDIIVFNALEKEDIDKIITIELEKLYSRIKDLGYSIALSDKAKDFIAEKGFDKQYGARPLKRAIQKYVEDTLAEEIITSKISNGDEIFMDLDDNGTELAVTIKKAENPAS, encoded by the coding sequence ATGGATGATAATTTTTCACCAAGAGTTAAAGATGTGATTACCTACAGTAAAGAGGAAGCTCTTCGCCTGGGTCACGACTTTATTGGTACAGAGCATTTAATGTTAGGAATTTTGAGAGACGGAAATGGTAAAGCTATTTCCATTTTAAACAACATTTCTGTCGACCTGGATCATTTACGCAGAAAAGTAGAGATATTAAGCCCCGCTAATCCTAGTGCCGAACGCAATAATGAGAAGAAAAACCTCCACTTAACGCGCCAGGCAGAACGTGCACTGAGGACCACATTCCTTGAGGCAAAGGTTTTCCAGAGCACCTCTATAAGCACAGCTCATTTACTGTTGTGTATATTACGCAATGAAAATGACCCTACTACAAAATTGCTTAACAAACTAAAAATTGATTACGAAACCGTTAAAGAACAATTTATCAGTATGACATCAAACGAAGAAGAATACCTAGAAAACCTTCCAAAAGCAGAGTCATATAATGACGATGCAGGACAAGATGACAGTATGCGAGAAAGCAACTTCAACAATCCTTCTTCCGGTGCCAAAACCAACAAAAAATCAAAAACCCCGGTTCTTGATAATTTTGGGCGTGATTTGACCGAACTTGCCGAAGAAGGCAAACTGGACCCGGTTGTGGGCCGTGAAAAGGAAATTGAACGTGTTTCGCAGATATTAAGCAGAAGAAAGAAAAACAACCCACTACTTATTGGTGAGCCGGGTGTGGGTAAATCGGCAATTGCCGAAGGACTTGCATTACGTATCATTCAAAAGAAAGTATCACGTATACTTTTCAACAAACGCGTAGTAACATTAGACCTTGCAAGCTTAGTTGCAGGAACTAAATACCGCGGACAGTTTGAAGAGCGTATGAAAGCGGTTATGAACGAGCTTGAAAAGAATGACGATATTATTCTTTTTATTGACGAGATACATACTATTGTTGGTGCAGGTGGTGCAACAGGATCGCTTGATGCCAGCAACATGTTTAAACCTGCTTTAGCAAGGGGCGAAATCCAATGTATTGGTGCCACTACCCTTGATGAGTACAGACAATATATTGAAAAAGACGGAGCATTAGAGCGTCGTTTCCAGAAAGTTATAGTAGAACCTACAACTGTAGAAGAAACTATTACTATTCTTAACAACATCAAGAATAAATACGAAGATCACCATAATGTAATCTATACACCGGAAGCTATTGAGGCTTGTGTTAAGCTTACAAACAGATACATGAGCGAGCGTTTCCTTCCGGACAAAGCTATTGATGCTTTAGATGAGGCAGGATCACGCGTTCACATTACAAACATCGATGTTCCGAAACAAATCCTTGATCTTGAAAGACAGCTTGAAGAGGTTCGCGAACTTAAAAATTCTGTTGTTAAGAAACAGAAATATGAGGAAGCTGCTAAACTTCGTGATGACGAGAAACGCATTGAGAAAGACCTTGCCATAGCTCAGGAGCAGTGGGAAGAAGATTCTAAAAACAACCGCGTTACCGTTACTGAAGATAATGTTGCCGATGTAGTATCTATGATGACAGGTATTCCTGTAAACCGTATTGCACAAACTGAAAGCAACAAACTGGCTAAATTGCCGGAACTTATTAAAGGTAAAGTTATAGGACAGGATGAAGCAGTTCAGAAAATTGCTAAGTCTATCCAGCGTAACCGTGCAGGTCTGAAAGACCCCAACAAACCAATTGGATCTTTTGTTTTCCTTGGGCAGACAGGTGTTGGTAAAACCCAGCTTGCTAAAGTAATTGCTAAAGAACTTTTTGATAGCGAAGATGCCCTAGTACGTATCGACATGAGCGAGTACATGGAGAAATTTGCTATATCAAGGCTTGTAGGAGCGCCTCCGGGATATGTAGGATATGAAGAAGGCGGACAGCTTACTGAGAAAGTAAGAAGAAAACCTTATTGTGTTGTACTTCTTGATGAGATTGAAAAGGCCCATCCGGATGTATTTAATATGTTGCTTCAGGTTCTTGATGATGGGTACTTAACAGATAGTTTAGGACGCAAGATCGACTTTAAAAACACTATTATTGTAATGACATCTAACGTTGGTGCACGCCAGCTTAAAGATTTCGGACAAGGTGTTGGTTTTGGTACTGCTGCTAAAAAAGCACAGGCCGACGAACACACGAAAGGCGTTATTGAAGCGGCACTTAAGAAAACTTTTGCTCCGGAGTTCATTAACAGGATCGATGATATTATCGTGTTCAACGCTCTTGAAAAAGAAGACATTGACAAGATCATCACTATCGAGCTTGAAAAACTATATTCAAGAATTAAAGATCTTGGATACAGCATAGCATTATCTGACAAAGCAAAAGATTTTATTGCCGAGAAAGGTTTCGACAAACAGTATGGTGCAAGGCCGCTTAAAAGAGCTATACAGAAATATGTAGAAGATACTCTTGCAGAAGAGATCATCACTTCTAAAATATCAAATGGCGATGAGATTTTCATGGATCTTGATGATAACGGAACAGAACTAGCCGTTACTATTAAGAAAGCAGAAAATCCTGCAAGCTAA
- a CDS encoding 30S ribosomal protein S6 modification protein RimK: protein MLDKVIVGSEEWCAFPHLGIPTIKARVDSGAKTSALHAINISPFQKDGDNWVKFDINPIQNNSKTIIHCQAPLVDKRVVKSSSGFREQRYVIKTEIRVGDANWDVELTLTNRDSMGFRMLLGREAMSGRLLVDPEQKYLLGQPTREKLKELYDNNEEQKKGLRIGVLASNPELYSNRRIMEAGEMRGHEMHFLNLKYCYMKLDAHTPEIHYRGGRILNDFDAVIPRIRPSMTFYGCALTRHFEALKVFSLNSSSAITQSRDKLYSLQLLLNSGVDIPTTGFASSPLDTNDLIQMVGGPPLIVKLLEGTQGKGVVLAETKKAAESVINAFKSLNANILVQEFIKEANGKDLRLFVIDGKVVATIQREALPGEFRANIHLGGTASVIRATPEEKRIAIKAAKAMNLKVAGVDIIRSSKGPLLLEVNSSPGLEGIEGATNKDIAGEMIRAIEKNFKLL from the coding sequence ATGCTGGACAAAGTAATTGTAGGAAGTGAAGAATGGTGCGCATTTCCACACCTTGGAATACCTACCATAAAGGCACGTGTAGATTCAGGAGCTAAAACATCTGCGCTTCACGCCATTAACATCTCCCCTTTTCAGAAAGACGGAGATAACTGGGTTAAATTTGACATCAACCCAATACAAAACAATTCTAAAACAATTATACATTGCCAGGCTCCGTTGGTGGATAAACGCGTGGTAAAAAGTTCCAGCGGATTCCGTGAACAGCGATATGTTATAAAAACCGAGATTCGCGTAGGCGATGCCAACTGGGATGTAGAGCTTACCCTAACTAATCGTGACTCTATGGGTTTCCGTATGCTACTGGGACGCGAAGCCATGAGCGGGCGTTTATTGGTAGACCCTGAACAAAAATACCTTTTGGGTCAGCCTACGAGAGAAAAACTTAAAGAACTATATGACAACAACGAAGAGCAGAAAAAAGGTCTTCGTATAGGTGTATTAGCCAGTAATCCTGAGCTTTACAGCAACAGGCGTATTATGGAAGCGGGTGAAATGAGAGGGCACGAAATGCACTTTTTAAACCTTAAATACTGCTACATGAAACTGGATGCCCATACACCTGAAATTCATTACCGTGGCGGAAGGATACTTAACGATTTTGACGCTGTTATTCCACGTATACGCCCCAGCATGACTTTCTACGGATGTGCATTAACACGTCATTTTGAAGCACTTAAAGTTTTTAGTTTAAATTCGTCTTCTGCGATAACACAATCAAGGGATAAACTGTACTCACTACAGTTGTTACTTAATAGCGGCGTAGATATACCAACTACAGGTTTTGCAAGTTCTCCATTAGACACGAACGATCTTATACAAATGGTTGGTGGCCCTCCACTAATTGTAAAGCTTCTTGAGGGAACTCAGGGTAAGGGTGTTGTACTTGCCGAAACCAAAAAAGCTGCCGAGAGTGTTATCAATGCCTTTAAAAGCCTTAATGCCAATATACTTGTTCAGGAATTTATTAAAGAAGCCAATGGTAAAGACCTTCGTCTTTTTGTAATTGACGGAAAAGTAGTTGCTACTATTCAGCGCGAGGCACTTCCCGGAGAGTTCAGGGCGAATATTCACCTTGGTGGAACAGCCTCTGTAATACGTGCTACACCCGAAGAAAAGCGTATCGCTATTAAAGCAGCAAAAGCCATGAACCTAAAGGTCGCAGGTGTAGATATTATCCGTTCGTCAAAAGGACCTCTATTACTGGAAGTAAACTCATCGCCCGGACTAGAGGGTATTGAAGGCGCAACCAATAAAGATATTGCCGGCGAAATGATACGCGCTATCGAAAAAAACTTTAAATTACTATAA
- a CDS encoding histidine ammonia-lyase, with the protein METIHYISSELLSLEIVNDIISQDKKLALSEEARANIEKCRTYLDEKMKSHSDPIYGINTGFGSLYNVKISNENLSQLQENLVKSHACGTGEEVPEAIVEIMLLLKIQSLSYGHSGVQLETVERLIEFYNNDILPVIYNQGSLGASGDLAPLAHLSLPLLGEGEVYMDGFRQPAAKVLDKMGWKPIVLKSKEGLALLNGTQFMSAYGVYVLLKSVKLSYLADVIAAVSLEGFDGRIEPFNELIHMVRPHKGQIVTARRFNELLEDSEIIVQAKQHVQDPYSFRCIPQVHGATKDTIDYVKKVFRTEINSVTDNPNIFIESDQIISGGNFHGQPLALTLDFLGIALAELGSISERRTYQLISGLRGLPPFLVSNPGLNSGFMIPQYTAASIVSQNKQLATPSSVDSIVSSNGQEDHVSMGANGATKALRIVENLERILAIELMNASQAIEFRRPLKSSEFLETFVKSYREEVPLVTEDRILHYDIENTISFLHNLQIDETVFE; encoded by the coding sequence ATGGAAACAATACATTATATAAGCAGCGAGCTATTATCACTTGAAATTGTGAACGATATCATTTCTCAGGATAAAAAGCTTGCGCTTTCTGAAGAGGCAAGGGCCAATATCGAAAAGTGCCGTACATACCTTGATGAGAAAATGAAATCGCACAGTGATCCTATTTACGGTATAAATACCGGTTTCGGGTCACTATATAATGTAAAGATATCTAATGAAAACCTATCACAGCTACAGGAAAACCTTGTAAAATCGCATGCATGCGGTACAGGTGAAGAAGTACCTGAAGCTATCGTTGAGATAATGCTGTTACTTAAAATTCAATCATTAAGCTACGGACATTCAGGTGTTCAGCTTGAGACGGTTGAACGACTTATAGAATTTTATAATAACGATATACTTCCTGTAATTTATAACCAGGGATCGCTTGGAGCATCGGGAGACCTTGCGCCGCTGGCACACCTATCACTTCCTTTATTAGGAGAAGGAGAAGTTTATATGGATGGTTTCCGCCAGCCTGCTGCCAAAGTGCTTGATAAAATGGGATGGAAGCCTATTGTTTTAAAATCGAAAGAAGGTCTTGCATTGCTTAATGGTACCCAGTTTATGAGTGCTTATGGAGTATATGTGCTTCTTAAATCGGTTAAGCTATCATATCTGGCAGATGTTATCGCAGCGGTCTCATTAGAAGGTTTTGATGGACGTATAGAGCCGTTTAACGAGCTTATACATATGGTTCGACCGCATAAAGGACAAATTGTAACAGCAAGACGTTTTAACGAATTGCTTGAAGACAGCGAGATCATTGTACAGGCAAAGCAACATGTTCAGGACCCGTATTCTTTCCGTTGTATACCACAGGTGCATGGCGCAACTAAAGATACTATTGATTACGTTAAGAAGGTTTTCCGTACTGAGATCAACTCGGTTACAGATAACCCTAATATATTTATTGAAAGTGACCAGATCATTTCGGGCGGTAACTTCCACGGACAGCCTTTAGCGCTTACGCTTGACTTTTTAGGGATAGCCCTTGCCGAGCTTGGCAGTATCTCTGAAAGAAGAACTTACCAGCTTATATCAGGGCTACGTGGTTTACCACCATTCCTTGTGAGCAACCCCGGACTTAATTCAGGTTTTATGATTCCGCAATACACTGCTGCTAGTATTGTAAGCCAGAACAAACAATTGGCTACGCCGTCCAGCGTTGACAGTATCGTGTCATCTAACGGACAGGAAGACCACGTAAGTATGGGTGCTAACGGAGCTACAAAGGCGCTTAGGATAGTTGAAAACCTTGAACGTATTTTAGCTATTGAGCTTATGAATGCGTCTCAGGCAATTGAGTTCAGAAGGCCATTAAAATCAAGTGAATTCCTTGAAACTTTTGTAAAATCATACAGGGAAGAAGTTCCATTGGTAACAGAAGACAGGATACTGCATTATGATATAGAAAACACGATCTCGTTCTTGCACAATCTGCAGATAGATGAAACGGTATTTGAATAA